In one Flammeovirga yaeyamensis genomic region, the following are encoded:
- a CDS encoding RagB/SusD family nutrient uptake outer membrane protein, with translation MKGFRNIRWAISLLVPMYLLTGCDHLLSVEPDSQIGVNQFWKTENDARSGVAAIYDAAQDAYGYKYFIWGELRSDNFGAHPNAEKVEAIQLTGNDLTDQNENYGGWGEMYNMILKANLAIENIPNITGDINSQLGQAYALRSFAYFDLVRAYGDVPLYTSIPSGLDDDIFREKTSADVIMNEIVIPDMLKAEELLTTPKDRFTFSKSSIYCLQAEVYMHIGEHGKAKEVLDKLVAMGEFSLVNTAEEFHALFRNEPERAGLSSNQMETGPELIFSIVYNLEQDLKQSDVYKIFWPGVPAYAVSKSLEEKWNATFPTDSIEWVTKYPDFTPSAVDDNGRTIYGDYFRYVQMIEGDKEIGEKRYGKYNLVNYPAADDDTDIVVYRYAGMLLLLAEAEVQLGNYQVAVDLVNRIRSNRDLPQISILDYPTKNDLLNAVLDERQFELIGEGKRWHDLRRTNKVVEVMNPINGQEADRLLFPIWFQHMVDNPNITQNSGY, from the coding sequence ATGAAAGGATTTAGAAATATTCGTTGGGCGATTTCATTATTGGTCCCAATGTATCTACTGACTGGATGTGATCATCTTCTAAGTGTGGAACCTGATAGTCAAATTGGTGTAAATCAGTTTTGGAAAACAGAAAATGATGCTAGATCAGGTGTTGCCGCAATATATGATGCTGCTCAAGATGCTTATGGATACAAATACTTTATTTGGGGTGAATTAAGGTCTGATAACTTTGGTGCACATCCAAATGCAGAAAAAGTAGAAGCGATACAATTAACAGGGAATGATCTTACCGACCAAAACGAAAATTATGGTGGTTGGGGCGAAATGTATAATATGATCTTAAAGGCAAATTTAGCTATTGAGAATATCCCGAATATTACAGGTGATATAAATAGTCAATTAGGTCAGGCATATGCATTGAGATCTTTTGCTTATTTCGACTTGGTAAGAGCCTACGGTGATGTACCTTTATATACATCAATTCCTTCTGGTCTTGATGATGACATTTTCCGTGAAAAAACATCTGCTGATGTAATCATGAATGAGATTGTTATTCCAGATATGTTAAAGGCGGAAGAATTACTTACTACTCCAAAAGATCGTTTTACATTTTCGAAATCAAGTATTTACTGCTTACAAGCAGAGGTGTATATGCACATTGGAGAACATGGTAAAGCGAAAGAAGTTTTAGATAAATTAGTAGCAATGGGCGAATTTTCTTTAGTAAATACTGCAGAAGAGTTCCACGCGCTATTTAGAAATGAGCCAGAAAGAGCAGGTCTTTCTTCTAATCAAATGGAAACAGGTCCTGAGTTAATTTTCTCTATTGTGTATAACTTGGAGCAAGATCTTAAGCAAAGTGATGTATACAAAATCTTCTGGCCTGGTGTACCAGCATATGCAGTTTCTAAATCTCTAGAAGAAAAATGGAATGCCACTTTTCCAACAGATTCTATTGAATGGGTAACGAAATATCCTGATTTCACTCCATCGGCAGTAGATGATAACGGTAGAACAATTTATGGTGACTATTTCCGTTACGTTCAAATGATTGAGGGTGATAAAGAAATCGGTGAAAAGAGATACGGAAAGTACAATCTTGTGAACTATCCAGCAGCAGACGATGATACCGATATTGTAGTTTATAGATATGCAGGTATGTTATTATTACTAGCAGAGGCAGAAGTACAATTAGGTAATTATCAAGTAGCTGTAGATTTAGTAAACCGTATTCGTTCGAATAGAGATTTACCACAAATATCCATCTTAGATTATCCAACAAAAAACGATTTATTAAACGCAGTTTTGGATGAACGTCAATTCGAATTAATTGGTGAGGGTAAGAGATGGCACGACTTAAGAAGAACGAACAAAGTAGTGGAAGTGATGAACCCTATCAACGGACAAGAAGCGGATAGATTATTATTCCCAATTTGGTTCCAACATATGGTGGACAATCCGAACATTACACAAAATTCTGGCTACTAA
- a CDS encoding fasciclin domain-containing protein encodes MKGIIKKISNIFLLIGLVAVSVSCDLQLQKEWKYVPEPAGNKPTGMTAMEWITMINADTTYNDANGDPEFKYLLEAINHTGLSELYSDESNNRTFFILRNSAFVGSNQLISDMTGSPSTPIAEIEVERLTKALKYHIVSEELSQETIPKNDFFFYYQTLVEGEEGEIEIHKRLFNQQMRINTKIDRVGSGDTPTNMPSTSKGRGVDLHNYIFNNGIGHQINGYVRYTAF; translated from the coding sequence ATGAAAGGAATAATCAAAAAAATATCGAATATATTCTTGCTTATTGGTTTAGTTGCAGTATCGGTAAGTTGTGATTTACAATTACAAAAAGAGTGGAAATACGTTCCAGAACCTGCAGGTAATAAGCCAACAGGTATGACAGCTATGGAATGGATTACTATGATAAATGCTGACACTACCTACAATGATGCTAATGGAGATCCGGAGTTTAAGTATTTATTGGAAGCAATTAACCATACTGGATTATCTGAGCTATATAGTGATGAAAGCAATAATAGAACGTTCTTTATATTAAGAAACTCTGCATTTGTTGGGAGTAATCAATTGATATCGGATATGACCGGTTCACCATCAACTCCAATAGCAGAAATAGAAGTAGAACGTTTAACAAAGGCATTGAAATACCATATTGTGTCTGAGGAGTTAAGTCAAGAAACAATCCCGAAGAATGACTTTTTCTTCTACTATCAAACACTTGTAGAGGGTGAAGAAGGTGAGATTGAAATTCATAAAAGGCTTTTCAATCAGCAAATGAGAATCAATACTAAGATTGATAGAGTGGGATCGGGAGATACCCCTACAAATATGCCAAGTACATCAAAAGGTAGAGGTGTAGATTTACACAACTATATTTTTAATAATGGTATAGGACATCAAATAAACGGTTACGTTAGGTATACTGCATTCTAA
- a CDS encoding family 78 glycoside hydrolase catalytic domain codes for MNNHYFIFIALFFFGCSPKIKEQNQIITFKEIKCNELNNPLGLDVAQPTFSWEVEALGENKSQSAYQIIVASSPENLNIDDADVWNEGKKMTDRSSYIKYDGVPLQAFQKYWWKVKIWDEKGKASEWSPIGTFEMGLMNQEDWGESKWLSVVDNRTSEYQPRAYKTGKMKSPIMVKSQAAGYFRKVIDTEKEIKSARAYVCGLGYYELYINGDKIGDHVLDPAPSNYDQQAYYVSYDITKNLKEGQNTLGTIVGNGFYGQNISWKRDPESERDLSYGKPCFRLLIDVKYNNNTQSSFYSDESWKATTGPIVFDNIYGGETYDARFELTNWNTIQYNDEEWSSVNIEQPKIKKINAQLMPPIRSLKDLAAQRIFKAPDGNWIVDFGQNVAGWVNIKLSEDKGKRIDIVLTEALTQDGKDIYLGSTGGGANGLKQHLIYISNGEKNQQWSPKFTYHGFRYAKISGLKNKPSLNSIKAELVATDIKEKGSFSCSDSLLNKMHEISKWTIVDNIHGIPEDCPHREKCGWLGDAHAFCEYALYNYEMDYFYKKYMIDIRTQRKKTKGHHKEKEYLVPTMIAPGKRTSTIAKLDWGIAGIYLPWYNYLYYGDSAIVIEYYEDMKELTNYYLSFKNDIGIIDNGMGDWCPPLWDRKRNPTAMECDPVISANAYFYDILHIMQKMAILVDDKQYATLMANEYQQLGEAFNLEYLKENDKYLWYGSQTATVMALQFDMVPKEKIKAVIDGLEHNIVVEKSGHHSTGIHGNRYIYSVLSKHGKSDLAYDILTVPTFPSQTYVMNYGFTTWPERQFEWEKMPGLSNSLNHPMHSGFSAYFFESIGGLKPTFEQAGYKEFIVDPTFPTSITHADVTVSTRYGKVENKWEMKGGILTMDLKIPFNTKAKIVLSEEEKQSLLIYKQDGSQVKNLTLDYNNLILGSGQYLIKYKKQTDTLL; via the coding sequence ATGAACAACCATTACTTCATATTTATTGCCCTATTTTTCTTTGGGTGTAGCCCAAAAATCAAAGAACAAAATCAGATAATTACCTTTAAAGAAATAAAGTGTAATGAGTTAAATAATCCTTTGGGTTTAGATGTAGCACAACCCACTTTTTCCTGGGAAGTAGAGGCTTTGGGCGAAAATAAAAGTCAATCTGCTTATCAAATAATCGTAGCAAGCTCACCCGAAAACCTTAATATTGATGATGCTGATGTATGGAATGAAGGGAAGAAAATGACAGATCGATCGAGTTATATCAAATACGATGGAGTACCATTGCAAGCTTTTCAAAAATATTGGTGGAAGGTGAAAATTTGGGATGAAAAAGGAAAAGCTTCAGAATGGTCGCCTATCGGAACTTTCGAGATGGGGTTAATGAATCAAGAAGATTGGGGAGAGTCGAAATGGCTTTCTGTGGTGGATAATAGAACATCAGAATATCAACCAAGAGCGTATAAAACGGGTAAAATGAAATCGCCAATAATGGTGAAAAGTCAGGCAGCAGGTTATTTCAGAAAAGTAATTGATACTGAAAAAGAGATCAAAAGTGCTAGAGCATATGTGTGTGGCTTAGGGTATTATGAATTGTATATCAATGGAGATAAAATAGGTGATCATGTATTAGATCCTGCTCCTTCAAATTATGATCAGCAAGCATATTATGTTTCTTATGATATTACCAAGAATTTAAAAGAAGGACAAAATACCTTAGGGACGATTGTCGGGAATGGTTTCTATGGTCAGAATATTTCATGGAAAAGAGACCCAGAATCAGAAAGAGATTTATCGTATGGTAAACCTTGTTTTCGTTTACTTATTGATGTTAAGTATAATAACAACACTCAAAGTTCTTTTTACTCCGATGAAAGTTGGAAAGCCACAACAGGTCCCATTGTATTTGATAATATCTATGGAGGAGAAACGTATGATGCCAGATTCGAATTAACCAATTGGAATACAATTCAGTATAATGATGAAGAATGGTCTTCAGTAAATATTGAGCAACCGAAGATTAAGAAAATAAATGCGCAATTGATGCCTCCAATTAGATCTTTAAAAGATTTAGCGGCACAAAGAATTTTTAAAGCACCCGATGGAAATTGGATCGTAGACTTTGGGCAAAATGTAGCTGGATGGGTCAACATCAAATTATCTGAGGATAAAGGAAAACGAATTGATATTGTTCTTACAGAAGCATTAACTCAAGATGGAAAAGATATTTATTTAGGAAGTACCGGCGGAGGAGCAAATGGTTTAAAGCAGCATTTGATTTACATTTCAAATGGCGAAAAAAATCAGCAATGGTCACCAAAATTCACCTACCACGGTTTTCGCTATGCAAAAATAAGTGGATTAAAAAATAAGCCTTCATTAAATTCTATCAAGGCTGAATTAGTTGCGACAGATATAAAGGAAAAAGGAAGTTTTTCATGTTCAGATTCTTTACTGAACAAGATGCATGAAATTAGTAAATGGACAATCGTTGATAATATTCACGGTATTCCAGAAGACTGTCCGCATAGAGAAAAATGTGGTTGGTTAGGCGATGCACACGCTTTTTGTGAGTATGCACTCTACAATTATGAGATGGATTATTTCTATAAAAAGTACATGATCGATATCCGAACGCAAAGAAAGAAAACAAAAGGTCACCACAAAGAAAAAGAGTATTTAGTACCTACTATGATTGCTCCAGGGAAACGTACATCGACTATTGCAAAATTAGATTGGGGTATTGCAGGCATCTATTTACCATGGTATAATTATCTTTATTATGGGGATTCGGCCATCGTAATAGAATACTATGAGGACATGAAAGAGCTCACCAATTATTACCTCTCATTTAAAAATGATATAGGCATAATTGATAATGGAATGGGAGATTGGTGTCCTCCACTTTGGGATAGAAAAAGAAATCCGACTGCAATGGAATGCGATCCAGTAATATCAGCCAATGCTTATTTTTATGATATCCTGCATATTATGCAAAAGATGGCCATTCTAGTAGATGATAAACAATATGCCACTTTGATGGCCAATGAATATCAACAATTAGGCGAAGCTTTTAACCTTGAATACTTAAAGGAAAACGATAAATATCTTTGGTACGGAAGTCAGACTGCCACGGTAATGGCCCTACAATTTGATATGGTGCCCAAAGAAAAAATCAAAGCTGTAATCGATGGTTTAGAACACAATATTGTTGTCGAAAAATCCGGACATCATTCTACAGGCATTCATGGTAACCGATACATTTATTCTGTTTTAAGTAAGCATGGTAAATCAGATTTAGCTTATGATATTCTAACTGTTCCTACTTTCCCAAGTCAAACCTATGTGATGAATTACGGTTTTACTACTTGGCCAGAAAGACAATTCGAATGGGAAAAAATGCCTGGTTTATCTAATTCATTAAACCACCCTATGCATAGCGGATTTTCTGCCTATTTCTTCGAATCGATTGGTGGATTGAAACCAACTTTTGAACAAGCAGGTTACAAAGAGTTTATTGTAGATCCTACTTTTCCAACTTCAATAACACATGCGGACGTGACCGTTTCAACCCGTTATGGAAAGGTGGAAAACAAATGGGAAATGAAGGGAGGTATTTTAACTATGGACTTGAAAATTCCTTTTAATACAAAAGCTAAAATTGTACTTTCTGAAGAAGAGAAACAAAGCTTATTGATTTATAAACAAGATGGCTCTCAGGTAAAGAATCTCACCTTAGACTATAACAATTTGATATTGGGTTCAGGTCAGTATTTGATAAAATATAAAAAGCAAACAGACACCCTTCTTTAA
- a CDS encoding glycoside hydrolase family 3 N-terminal domain-containing protein, translated as MNFFKKITITIFCVGLISSFKTNEENKVALYKQPKADIESRVQDLLKRMTLEEKVAQMRMFHANKGVEFSEDGKLVLSDVVQQKLTLGIGGIKNPGEHNTPEEAAELNNQLQKYIIKNSRLGIPGFFVTESYNGVDAAGCTSFGRPINMASTFNRALIKKVYDAVGREARMRGLHLTHSPEADIVRDPRFGRMSEAFSEDTYLTTQMIINAVNGLQGDYEGLSKTHIGAVTKHFAGYAQLAGGTNFASIEISPRTLIDEIFPPFEAAVKEANTLGIMASHGDLNGIASHANPWLLTEVLRDQWNFEGYVVSDANDIGRLHYFMKVAETPEEAALLGLLAGVDVDLYAEDAYALLPKMVKEKPELMQYIDRSAARVLRTKFILGLFEDPYIKVKKVNDNVRTPENLELARASDRESIILLKNDGVLPLDSNKAMKLALVGPVLDETVKEQFASIVGENITLVTEKGFDLTNGRGGIPELTKENIQKEGIEKIINTAKSADVIVAVVGGDDFTSKEGFFTHAFGDRDSIDPVGLQDELIVELKKLGKPVVIVLKHRRTLSVNTFAKEADAMLDCWDLSEEGNYAIAEVLFGKVNPSGKLPVTVPRSIGQIPFHYSQKEINYKKGYLFAENTPLFDFGFGLSYTQFEYSDISLSSSEMTDDSELTARITITNKGDRAGKETVQLYLKDLIGQVVRPMQELKGFEKIELAAGESKVVSFKITPDMLEYTGLEMKKIPGYGDFELRIGSSSAEFKATNFKLKSGKL; from the coding sequence ATGAATTTTTTTAAAAAAATAACGATAACAATTTTTTGTGTTGGACTAATATCTAGTTTTAAAACAAACGAAGAAAATAAGGTAGCCTTATACAAACAACCAAAAGCAGACATAGAAAGCAGAGTTCAAGATTTATTAAAAAGAATGACGCTTGAGGAGAAGGTGGCTCAAATGAGAATGTTCCATGCCAATAAAGGAGTGGAGTTTAGTGAAGATGGTAAATTAGTGCTTTCCGATGTGGTACAACAAAAACTAACTTTAGGTATTGGTGGAATTAAGAATCCAGGAGAACACAATACGCCAGAGGAAGCGGCAGAGTTAAACAATCAATTACAAAAATACATTATCAAAAATAGTCGTTTGGGTATACCAGGCTTTTTTGTGACAGAATCATATAATGGAGTGGATGCAGCAGGATGTACAAGTTTTGGACGTCCGATCAACATGGCATCAACTTTTAATAGAGCGTTGATCAAAAAGGTGTACGATGCAGTTGGTAGAGAAGCAAGAATGAGAGGTTTACACTTGACCCATTCACCAGAAGCAGATATTGTAAGAGACCCTAGATTTGGTCGTATGAGTGAGGCATTCAGTGAAGATACTTATTTGACTACTCAAATGATTATTAACGCTGTAAATGGATTACAAGGTGATTATGAAGGGTTAAGCAAAACACATATTGGCGCTGTAACAAAACACTTTGCAGGCTATGCTCAATTAGCTGGCGGTACCAATTTCGCATCCATTGAAATTTCTCCTCGCACTTTAATTGATGAAATTTTCCCGCCTTTTGAAGCTGCTGTAAAAGAAGCTAACACTCTAGGAATTATGGCATCTCATGGTGACTTGAACGGTATTGCAAGTCATGCAAACCCTTGGTTATTAACTGAAGTACTTCGTGATCAGTGGAACTTTGAAGGCTATGTGGTTTCTGACGCAAATGATATTGGTCGTTTACACTATTTTATGAAAGTAGCAGAAACACCAGAAGAAGCGGCTTTACTTGGTCTTCTAGCAGGAGTTGATGTAGACCTTTATGCGGAGGATGCTTATGCTTTATTGCCAAAAATGGTAAAAGAAAAGCCTGAGTTGATGCAATACATCGATCGATCTGCAGCTAGAGTATTGCGTACAAAATTCATTTTAGGTCTTTTTGAGGATCCATATATTAAAGTAAAAAAGGTAAACGATAACGTTAGAACTCCTGAAAATTTGGAGTTGGCAAGAGCATCAGATCGTGAATCAATTATCTTATTAAAGAACGATGGTGTTTTACCATTGGACTCGAACAAAGCAATGAAGTTGGCTTTAGTTGGACCTGTTTTAGATGAAACGGTAAAAGAACAATTTGCTTCTATTGTAGGTGAAAACATCACTTTAGTAACAGAAAAAGGATTTGATTTAACCAATGGTAGAGGTGGTATTCCTGAGTTAACTAAGGAGAACATTCAAAAAGAAGGAATTGAAAAAATTATAAATACAGCAAAGTCAGCAGATGTGATTGTTGCCGTAGTTGGAGGAGATGATTTTACATCAAAAGAAGGATTTTTTACTCATGCTTTTGGAGATAGAGATAGCATCGATCCAGTAGGCTTACAAGATGAATTGATTGTAGAACTAAAGAAGTTAGGAAAGCCAGTAGTTATCGTACTTAAACATAGAAGAACGCTATCAGTAAACACATTTGCAAAAGAAGCAGATGCTATGCTCGATTGTTGGGACTTGAGCGAAGAAGGAAATTATGCGATCGCTGAAGTGTTATTTGGTAAAGTAAATCCGTCAGGAAAATTGCCAGTCACAGTTCCAAGATCAATAGGTCAGATTCCTTTCCACTACAGCCAAAAAGAAATTAACTATAAAAAAGGATATCTTTTTGCTGAAAACACCCCATTGTTCGACTTTGGTTTCGGTTTAAGTTACACTCAGTTTGAGTATTCTGATATATCACTTTCATCAAGTGAAATGACTGATGATTCAGAATTGACTGCACGTATTACCATTACCAACAAAGGAGATAGGGCAGGCAAAGAAACAGTTCAGTTATACCTTAAAGATTTGATTGGCCAAGTAGTTAGACCTATGCAAGAATTAAAAGGATTTGAAAAGATTGAATTAGCTGCTGGAGAGAGCAAAGTAGTTTCTTTTAAAATCACTCCAGACATGTTGGAATACACAGGATTAGAAATGAAAAAGATTCCTGGTTATGGAGATTTTGAATTACGCATTGGAAGTTCTAGTGCAGAGTTTAAAGCAACCAATTTCAAATTGAAATCGGGTAAACTATAA